One window of Magallana gigas chromosome 2, xbMagGiga1.1, whole genome shotgun sequence genomic DNA carries:
- the LOC105320937 gene encoding aromatic-L-amino-acid decarboxylase yields the protein MDAEEFRRFGKQMVDYVADYLENIRDRKPFPDVSPGYLKELIPDKAPDEAEQWPDVMKDIERVIMPGVTHWHSPQFHAYFPTANSYPAIVADILSDAIGCIGFSWASSPACTELEMVVLDWLAKMLELPDCFLHSSEGHGGGVIQGTASEATLVALLSARTQRLHQILGDKFSHSPDEGIISKMVAYCSAQAHSSVERAALIGAVKVRLLETDEKFSLRGETLQRAIEKDREAGLIPFFLCATLGTTSVCSFDNVLELGTVCEKEGLWMHIDAAYAGSAFICPEFRPLLNGVEHAMSFNFNPHKWLQVNFDCSAMWVKDSRLLSDAFNVDPLYLKHDNQGAIPDFRHWHIPLGRRFRSLKLWFVLRLFGIKGLQERIRKDVKLAHQFEELVKADQRFEIFGEVVLGLVCFRIKGSNEVNERLLKTINDDRRIHLVPSKVNDTFFLRFAVCASRTESKDVKFAWEVIQELTEKISDEKK from the exons ATGGACGCAGAAGAATTCCGACGCTTTGGAAAGCAGATGGTGGACTATGTAGCAGATTATCTGGAAAACATCCGGGACCGGAAGCCGTTTCCCGATGTTTCCCCCGGTTATCTAAAGGAACTAATCCCGGACAAGGCCCCGGATGAAGCTGAGCAATGGCCTGACGTCATGAAGGACATAGAACGGGTTATCATGCCTGGG GTAACTCACTGGCATTCCCCACAGTTCCACGCGTACTTCCCCACTGCTAACTCCTACCCAGCCATCGTAGCCGACATTCTCTCAGACGCTATTGGATGTATCGGATTTTCGTGG GCTTCCAGTCCAGCCTGTACAGAGTTAGAGATGGTTGTTTTGGACTGGCTGGCTAAAATGCTTGAGCTCCCAGACTGTTTCCTCCATTCCAGTGAAGGTCACGGCGGCGGGGTCATACAG GGAACAGCCAGTGAGGCAACATTGGTGGCTCTCCTGTCAGCCAGAACACAGCGCTTACATCAAATTCTCGGTGACAAGTTCAGCCACTCACCTGATGAAGGCATCATAAGCAAGATGGTAGCTTACTGCTCCGCTCAG GCCCACAGCTCAGTGGAAAGGGCAGCGCTGATTGGAGCAGTCAAGGTACGCCTGCTGGAGACTGATGAAAAGTTCTCACTGAGGGGCGAGACTCTACAGAGAGCCATAGAGAAAGACCGAGAGGCTGGGCTGATTCCATTCTTT TTATGTGCTACACTCGGGACAACGTCCGTTTGTTCATTCGATAATGTGTTGGAGTTGGGGACAGTCT GTGAGAAGGAGGGGCTTTGGATGCACATTGACGCAGCATACGCTGGAAGTGCCTTTATTTGTCCCGAGTTCAGACCTTTATTAAATGGAGTAGAA catGCAATGTCTTTCAACTTTAACCCTCATAAATGGTTACAAGTCAACTTTGACTGCTCTGCCATGTG GGTGAAGGACAGCCGGCTTCTGAGCGACGCATTCAATGTTGACCCTTTATACCTCAAACATGACAACCAAGGAGCCATACCAGATTTCAGA CATTGGCACATTCCACTGGGGCGAAGGTTTAGATCACTGAAGTTATGGTTTGTTTTGCGGTTGTTTGGAATCAAGGGTTTACAGGAACGCATAAGGAAG GATGTTAAACTTGCTCACCAGTTTGAGGAATTAGTGAAAGCTGACCAgagatttgaaatatttggagaAGTAGTGCTGGGCCTTGTCTGTTTTAGAATTAAA GGTTCAAATGAAGTTAACGAAAGATTATTAAAGACAATTAACGATGACCGTCGTATACACCTGGTGCCATCCAAAGTCAATGACACTTTCTTCTTGAGGTTTGCTGTGTGTGCTTCACGGACAGAGTCAAAAGATGTGAAATTTGCATGGGAAGTCATACAGGAACTAACGGAGAAGATCAGTGATGAGAAAAAATAG